ctttagagtcccaaagcccaTTCCTAAAGCTAAACCAAACGAGGCGTGTATGAGATTTTCTTATTGCGAGAGATATTtcgattattaattaattgaaagaagTTATTCATGCAAtttgaaaagagagaataatttcaagattttatgaTGCTTTTTATAATACATAAAAGATTCACTAGAAGAATTATTAATAGAtgattcattcattcattttttttttttgtggaaaaatcctGCGAACTTAGAGACTTAACTACCTAGAGGTAGAGGTCAATAGAATAACCTTTAAGCCCTATTaataagtttaggcatttttatCTATACGGATGGCCCCCACCCAAAATAATTTGTATGCAATTGGTGAGATGCAAACGAATACCAACCCTGAGGGATGACAAATTTAAATCACTGAGTTCATTGGTTGACATCTGCAGAAGGCTGGCTATCTCAATAGCATCTGATCCTGTTCCTCTAAGCATATCAGGATCTTCCATACCCATAATCCTATGTTTGAACTTCTCTGACACTTGAATTTTAAATCAGAATACAGAGACACTGGACCATATAAACTCAAGTGAAGATTTTATTGAGGAGAATCACACTAGCTGAGAAGTAGTGTCAATACAATCAATTTTTGCTGCTCCATCTGTTAGCTTCATCCAGATGAACATTACATACTAGAAGGTATGAACTAGCAAACTTCAtgtgaaacaaacaaacataccCTAGAGACTACTCGCATTTGACGTATCGCGAAGTCTTAAGTGCCGGAGTATGCATGATGAAATGACTGCTCTTATTCATCTCACTATTCTGGGAAAAATGGGGCTTGAACTGTACAGCTTCTACAAATTAATTCAACCTCAAATTACAAGTTgcattcaccaaaaaaaaaattagcccaaGGAGATAAAAAAATGGGTAACAGGAGtgatcaaacaaattaaagcttcaatcaaattatttatcaatttgCGTACAATGTTCCTTCGCCCTTTCTGCTTCTGACTGTGAACTGAAGTAGGATATATGTTTCTCAACTGAAATCACCTCAACAGTATAATGCCCaatatttttttccatcttGAGCTGTTTGTGAATTTCAAAACTGCATTATCAATAATTGCCTCGCCTGCGCTAGGCAAATTTGCAAATCATGCGGACACATAGGGTCAGTCTGAAGTCTCCGTGATTCTCAGGCTGTTCTATGTtacttctgtttttctttttatactatcttctttttttctttcttttactagGCCTGTCCGTATTATCTAGGGCAGGCACATATCCTGCGTTTTTCATGTCCCAAATTAGTAATCCAAGAATTTCATGCACCCTCGGAACCATTTTATCTCCAGCAACGAGGCTAAAAATCTGGTTTCCAACATCAATCCAACTCCTCCCAGTCTCTTTCTTGCTACCCATGCCCCTCATTAATTTCCTAACTCGTGCAAACTCCCCCCACTTACCTTCAGCTGCATAAATGTTTGACAGGGTCACGTAGGTTCCAACCAACCTTGGTCTCAATTCCAGTACCCTCTGTGCTACCAATTTTCCCAGCTTCTTAAGTCTGTGTGCTCTACAAGCTCCAAGAAGAGCACCCCAGACAGACTCATCAGGTCTAAAGGGCATACTCTCTATCAATTGATAAGCCTCCTCCACTCTCCCTGCACGGCCAAGCAAATCCACCACACACCCGTAGACCTCCTGGCTTGGGGTAACATTATATTCACTCATCAGTTCAAAGTACCTCAACCCTTCATCCACAAGACCAGCATGGCTGCAAGCACTCAGAACGGCCATAAATACAATTTGATCAGGTCTTATACCTGACCTGACCATGTCATCGAACAACTTAATGGCCTCTCTTCCTTGTCCATGAGCACCAAATCCAATCATCATAGATGTCCAAGAGAGCAAGTTCCTGTGAGACATAGAAATGAATATTCTATGTGAATCATTTATGCTTCCACACTTGGCATACATGTCAATAAGTGCATTCGCAAGCCCCATGCTTCTCTCAAGTCCTCTTCGAATAATTACCCCATGAATTTGTTGTCCACATTTCGTTAGTGCCAAATTACCACATGCAGCTGTAACACTTGTGAATGTGAAGCAGTTCGGTTGAAACCCTTGGGACTCCATTTTAGAGTATATAATAAGGGCCTCACTAGAATCTGGTCTTTCATATCCAGCTATCAAGGTGTTCCACGTGATTACATCTTTCTCGTGCATTTCATGGAAACATTGACTCGCCTCAGATAAGCAACAGCACCTGCAGTACATGTCTAAAATAGAATTCATGACAGGTAGATTGAAGAGAAACCCGTGCTTGACAGCTGATGCATGGAGTTGCAGGCCAAAGACTTGAGACCCAATTGAGGCGCAAGCTCTAACTGCAATCGAGAAGCTAAATGGGTTCAGTTCAGCTCCTTCCTGATTTGACATAAAGCGCATAAATAATGTGAAAAACTAGTTTAGGCTGAGACCACTTGAGAGGAAAATGAATGCAAACATCATAAATGACCACATTCTGCTTTATCAAGTTAACTTAGTCCAAAGCAAACTAATGAAAGGTGGTTGTTCAAGACATGAGACACACGTACCAATAACATTTGGCGAAACACGTTAAGCCCGCTGTAGCCATCTCCTCGGTGGGTAAACCCGGTGATCAATGTAGTCCAAGAGACCTCATTCTTTGCCTGAATATGGCGAAAAACCACGCAGGCATCATCCATGCTAGAGCAGCACGTAGCATACAAGTCCAGAAGTGCATTTTCAACATACATGGACGCATCCAAGCCAAGTTTGATTGCCCAGCCGTGGACTGACACTCCATGCGAAAGGCTTCTCATGCCTTTGCAAGCCTTCACGACACTGGATAAAGTAAACTCATTTGGCTCCTTCCCGCCCCGAACCATCTCACAGAACACAGCCCACGATTCGTCGTAGTAGTTATTAGAAGAGTAGCCAGCAATCATGGTCGTCCAAGCAACAACATCTCTGTgaggcatttcgtcgaacaggACGCGAGCTTCCTTCACCAGCCCACTCTCGAAGTACGTTTTGACCAGATCTGTGGACAAGACCGATGGGTCCTTCCGCAAGAACGGTGGGTTCGGTTGGGTGATGCAGTTTCGGACCCGCCTAAGCGAGTTCAGCACAACATTTGGTATTGGCCGGTAATGGGTTGTGGATAGCAGTTTCTTGGCGCTCATGGAGAGTGCCGTGCCGCTCATAGCCTCCCCAAGCACGACCAAAGCGTCATCGGTTGGACCGCCAAAACCGTCTCGGATCACGCAGGTACGGTCGAGACGAAGCTTTGCGCCAAATGAAAACGGCTCTGAACGGtccagaagaagcaaaaaacGGATGAAAATGTGTTTGGCTAGTTACTGTTCTCTCAAACGCCAAGGTGGAACCAAACGGGCTCGCTACGGTTTATAACCAAATAACCCGGTCGATGAGCTCAGTTAAAAAGGGTCAATGCTGATTTAAGATGTCTATGCAGATTAGActcattttaagaaaattttgcttTTATCATGTCGACGGCATCGGATGAGCTTGGCCTGTGTCCTGTCGCTGTGGTCAAACAGTCATTTTCTAGATAATGAAATCTGTACTTTGTCACGAGGAACATCTTCTGGACCAGATTTGTGGGCAAGTAATTTCTTCCCAGAAGCGTTTTTGAAACCGAACAGCACGGAGAAATGAAACTATGGAATCCATTGGAACGTACGGCGCCATGTCAAATGCGGATTGGCAACATATCATCTCTGTTGTCCGCAAATATGGGGCGAATATGGAACTCAAATCTACAAGCCCGAGGAATCAAGTAGATATGGCAGAAGAAGTTGCTGATAACGAGAGTTTACTAGTACAAAGTATAAAAAATGGGTGTCACATTACATAGTAGGTCACGAATGACAATATCTCAGATAACTAGTACTAAAATGCCAAAACAATCTCTGTGGTGTGTATAAGTTACCTATCAAGAATCACATTCTTTGCTAATTTCCTGTCTCTATCACCACATTTCACTTGGACACAATTTATTCCAATCAACGTAGTAATTGATTGGCTAACAAGTTAACATGTCTATGTACAAATGACCTGTAACCTGTATGCTCTCGCTGTCAAGCAAGAATTTGATGCTCCAAGCTCTACTAGTCTATCCCAAACTCAGCAAACTGTACAAATACGTGAGGCATAATTCCGCCTTCAAATGAATGTAGCCTTGTTAGACAAGAATCTGTAATTCAGAATTATGTGGAGATCAAGTGAGCCCTGTGTCTGGCGATGAACTCAGTCTCTCACACCAGTATCTGAGACCTCGCAGCACCTCGAGAGCATTTCCTCCTTCCTGACTTGCTCAGTGCACAGACGCAGATTTCAAGTAGCTCGTAGTCCTCCTCCCAGAACAGATTAGATGCTGTCTCTGGGTTCTCCAGAAGCATTTTCGAAGTCAAGAAACCAGCAATAGTCCATGTTTGGAAGAGTCGTGATTGCTTTCCAATGAACCTCCCAGTTCTAGTATCGTAGTATTCTGGCCAACGGTCCTCTGAAAGTCTCTTCTCAGCCAAGGCTACTGCCTTCTCAGCTAATTCTGGTCTTCCCATCTTGATGCATGCCAACGTGAACTAAACATAAACAGAACGATATATGGATGAGTAATTTAAATTTGCATTAATGCAAAAATCATGCATGGCAAGTTTGAGAAAACCATTTAAGTTGAGAAATACTAGAAATGGTAGGTAGATCAAGCTCACCTGCCACAGGAGGGTTGGCCAGGAGCCTCCATTATGATATGACCAAGGACTGAACATTAAAAGATGGAATTCCTTGTTAGTGGATGGCAATAGTTCACATAATGCGCCACAATTGATTAGGATAAGAAATCAAGTGCAAAAGCAGGATTGCAACAAAGCAGAGACTTACGTGTTCTTTGGATCACTTCCAGTAATTATACGCCAATCTTCATTCTCCAAAGCAGGATAACAGATCTTTAGAGGCATATGCCCGATAAGATCATCCCATTTGGcttcaatcaaattcaaaatagcTTCATTTTGCTTTGGTGTACCTAGTGAGGAAACAATTGACCAAAGATTCCCGAGGGTGAACAATCTAAAATCCATGTGAGCTGGCTGCAGGTTGCCAATCAGATAACCACCATTCTCAGGAATCCAATCCATTAACCACAACGGAATTTGGTCCGGATAGATATTGAACTTATTGGTGGCATCTGTTGAGTATTCCTCTGTTTTATAACGGTAAATCTCGTTTATCTTCCTCATATCTACCCAATAATATTCTCTAATGTGGAAAGAAAGAGCACTCAGCCTATTGTTGATTGCCCTCACCAAATTCTTGGAGCCATCATTTACACTAAGCATCTCCCGAGAGCATCGCAGTGCATTATAGAATAAAGCCTGTAAAATCAAAGCGCTTCATGATTGAGACAAACTGACTCTTCAGTGAACAAATCAAAGCAAATTCCTCAGAGTTTCAAGAGAAGTCAGACATGATCAGAGGTCAACAAGAAACAGAAAATCAGAAGCCAAAATACAGAGGATATTCTAACTTCTGCTTTAAGGAGTTGATATTTTCAATACGTCATTATGTTCACAGGGAAAAAATATTTCCCAACCTAGGTACCTACAAATCACAGCAGAATACAAAAACAAACAGTACATTTTGGTAACAATTTGAATTTACCACCGTAAAAAAGTTAGGCCCATACAAGGTACAAGATTCTTTTTGCAGAATTTCTTTAATGTTCAAAAAACAAGACCTTGAGTAAAGTCTAAATGAGGAATTTCCACTTTACCGATTAATAAGCAGTGACATGAGACGGCCAATATCTAATTCCTTAAAACTAAATGGGGTACTGATAATGTTTACTTTTACAAGCACGGACAGAAGATTGGAATTTCAAATAGCTTAACTCCTAGTGCACTTACTTGAATTTCCAGAGGGTGACCATGGATACCCATCCTCCGGTCTATCATACAGGAGCCATCAGTAACAAGCAGAGAAGGGAACATATCAAAACCATCAGTTAAACACAGgttcataatcaatttgatgcCAGTCTGGACATCCACTCTCTCCTGTAATGCATAATCACCAGTGATCTTCCCATAGGCCCTTAGCAGGATAATCCACCACAGCCCTACAAAGAAAAGGAGTAGCAAGCAACAATGTCAGGTCCTAAATAGCTACAACAGAATGGAAATGTTGAAAAACCAATTGTTTGCCAATGGGATACACAGCAGAAAAGTCAAAGTTTGACATTTCCCTATAGTTAGATCATGATCAGGATCAGGATCTAAATTATAGAGCATTGTCTATATCTTTCATAGCGGACTAACCAGAATCTACAGGGGCAACACGCCCAATAGCTGACTCGCCAAAATCAGGATCTAAAACCTCTTCAACTTTATTTTCATCAAGAGGCACAGTCCTAACTTTAAAGCTTGCAGGCATCAAACCCTGTCCAGGACTGTAACAATCCACTGTCTTCTCCCAACTCTGAGAAAAAATGCCATAATCAGAATTTGGCCCAATTCAAAATTGTTCCACATACTGGAATCCAAATCATAGACGATCTTCATTACTTCAAAACTCAACTACAAAGAAGGTGCATCTCTTGAAATCAGCCCTTGAGCTAATTAAGATTTTCCTTTCGGACGAAGACAGCAGGTCAAAACAATGAATTATCAAATCGAGCAGAACAAAGTTTCAGACCATATAAAAAGGAATTGCTCTTGGAGTCTAGGAAATCGAAATGCATGCATCCTGGAGAATCAAACTATCATGTGATCACCTTATATAAACCAGAACTCAGAAACTAGCTCACAGAGTACAAAGCCACAAACTCATGGAGCATTGCACACCCATAATAAGTGAAAACACCAGATATTACATAACAGAGCTTTCAATAGCCCAAATAAGTTCACACCAAAAGCAGCAAAATCTTAAGAGTAGAGGGGACTCGTGCAGGCAAGTGTCGCTCGATATCAGAAAAACATTTTAGTTATACCAAGCAACAATGTAAAGGGAAAGTTTTAAATTGCGTTCAATTAATAACTTGAGAGAAACTAGCAGCAAGACACGTGCCTATGAAATTCAGGGATATATACACATGGGCACAAGGATTAATTGGTGAAGCACAAACAATATGAAGACGGACCTGCAATTGCAATGTGTGAAGGAGAAAGTTCCTCACAATCTCTCCTTCTCCCTTGAGCAAGAAGGCTAGGGCAGACGGCACAAAGTCACGAATAAACACCTGATCATAATTCAGTGGCTGCTTATCCCCTGGATCATTCGCCGCCATGGTCCCCACCGGGCTCCCACAGTACATAACAATAGCTTCCTCCAATAACCTCCACGCCTCCTTTTCGACCTGACTTTCCTCTCTCTTAGCACCAACATCATTGAATTCATTCAGACTAGCCTGAGATTTCTCCAAATCTATGTTATCATCAACAACTTCTATACTAGAATCCTCCCCTCCTACAATATTCTCATCCTTATCAATCCTTTCAACCACCAACGGCTTCGCATTCATTCCACCCTGAACATAAATCCTCTCGAAATTGTTATCATTCACGCGGGTTTCCACCGAAGTCGACAAACTCCTAACAGCATTAGCAACAACGACAGCCCCTCTATGACTAACATTACCACGAAGTCCATGCGATTTCAATAAATCCCCGGACCGCCCAAAACCCGACCCGGCAAAGCAAAAACCGGTCCGGACCTCCTCAACCGCGCGACCCACATTCACAGCCCGACATCGATTGGCGTGCAAAAGGCGTCGACCGAAGTCGAAGCGAAAGCTCGACAAAGCACCCATTGATCCGGCGTGTCTACACTCAGCAGAAACGAATCTAAACGGCGCAGGGCATCTGGCGGCAAACAGAATTCTACAAGCAGGCGTCATGGCCGAGCTACCCAGATGAAAAACCGTGTTCATCACGAGCAATACCGATCCGGGTCGACACGAATAGCCAATCAAAGTCGTATAAACACGAAGACGTGCTCAACAATCCACTGAACCTACGCGCACTCGCCAATACGGCACATTTGCGGGCGCCACCGGACGCCGAAGAAAGATGGGATTTTGAGATGTGGGTTTCGCTTGCGAAGGGAGATAATCGcgggagggaagagaggagagattcTGCGGATGCAGGAGAAAGAGAAGTTCGAATTTGACGTCGGTGGTGGCGCAAGGAAACCGAGGGCGGAAGTGGGTTTGCGGAAATGGAAAGGTCCCGTTTTTATACAAGCGGCGAGGAGAGAACGAAGGCTTTTTTCTCTGCCTTGGAGACGACGAATGGCCAAGGCCAACGGTGGAAAACCGGATTTACCTCGCTCTCCctcctaaataaaaataagaaccaaaaaaaaagaagaaaaattcttgagttttgactttcagATGATGGATGACTTTTCGctcaaaagcaataaaaattagTGGCgatatttaaaatcaaattaaaaataatatatttcaGCTTCTAATAATTCACGTTGAGAATAAAAATAgcatatttttttctccattttgagtACTATGGTTgaaaaccaacaaaaaagaCACAAATATTGTTGGGTATATTAAGCCTTTTTGCTAAATGACACAGTTTTCTATCACTTGTCCAAATGAGCGGAACTTATATATTACATGAAATAATGAAAGACTGGCATAAGACTAAATAAAGGGGTTTCATcagtaaaagaaattaaattcgGACAATTTCCCATTTCGGAAGCATTTAGTTAACGTGATTAATTAACAAAAGAGGGGATAAGGCTTGATGACGAGGCATCCACCGTTGTCGGGCTCCTGCCTGCCTGCCTGTAGCTCGTGGTGGAGAACTCCCGACCACTGGCGTGCCGCCACGTTGCGCCTCGATAGCGGCCCGTCTCGTAATCCCACCGGTCGTTGGATTTTCCACGTCATTGTCCTCAACTCGACTTTGTCATTGGCGAGAAGAGGACGCCACGTCGGAAAAGTGCCGTGGACGGCTCCAAAGCGATGCCGGCCACGTGGCCACAAGCGGCCTGGCCAGCGCGCCACGTGGAAGTCGGTCGGAATCCCAGCGGATATCGTTCTTTCTCAGCCATGGAGAGTCCGAAGATTCCGAACTGCCTTGTGGAACCCGAAGAAAGCTGAAATTTTTTAAGCTCGTGGGAGTCCTGAAATTCGTCGAGCTCGACTTGAGCGACGTGGCGAGTTCGACATGCATCGTTTTTAAGATGTGAATTCTCGACGAGTTGCCGGGTCTGATGTGAAGATGCCTAGCCTTTGCCGCATTCGCGAAGGAGTTGATGTTACGCACGTATATTCGGCATGGCGAGTGGGGGAAGAGGGATACCGTGAGCTTCTGCTGACGTTCACAATTTCTGTGGCTTGTTACTTTGTGGGGAAAGTTTTGTGATCTTGAAAAAGAAGGGGCGTCATtcatttgtcaaattgtttctgAGAATCTTCGAAAATGACGAACGCTTGTAGAATCTTATGAAGTTTCGGTTTCTCGCATGCTACTGAGTAGAAGAAGGGTGAGGCAGCGCAGAGGAACATCGCATGTTTCTGCATTGTGTCTCTGTCAAGACGACTTGTCGAGGGTGGCCGTCGGGGTACCGCAAGTTGCTCTtgaattttcgtgcattttcCACTTCGTGTCGGTACTGCTCGACCCTCCATGCAATCATGTATCTGATTTAAGCAAGAGTGTGTTAAAGAATTCTTAAGGGTGTTTAAGCTCTTCTGCTGAATCCAAAGTGCTTGATGCAATCACTAACATGTTGCAAATCCTGTGTATTTCCTGCTTACTGCAGAAGATCACACGCGGCATGATAGAGTAGTTTATCGCAGGGATACATCTTGATGAGCAATAATCACCTTTTACTCGATGAATTTGATCGATGTTGCAAATACTGTACAACAAGCATGTGACTCGTGTGAGATGTGATTTATCTCAAGGTTCTTTATGGTGCTCGAGGAAGTTTTGATCATATCACATGCCTTCATTTTGCTTTAGCATTTCATCTCGATTCTGTTTGTCAATGTCAGTTTGGTTCTCTTAGCTTACTATCAAATTAATATTCATGATTACATGTAGTCCATGACAGATTATTTACACTTTCAATTTGACATACTCTAGAATTTGAAATACATCGTGTTATTGATCACCATGCATGAATAATTAGGTAATGTTCACGAGATCCTTATGCCTTAAAAGCATGAGGATTCAGTGCCAACCTCATCATCAGAAGCTGAAATAGGAACTCAAAATTAGTCGTTGAGTAAACATTTGAGTGCCGATCTCCTTACTGATGATAAAACTGCTATTCAAGTTTTCATTCATGACTGACGGATGAGGTTTATTTCACATCCCAGCTTGCATATAAGCCGCAAGGGCACATATGCACTGTTGGTTGGCTGCACGATTGTTAAGCTCGAACCATTTacttctatttcaaatctactgATTTATGGCCAGACTTCAGCTTTTgcagtttggaggaggaatgtGATTGCCTTGATCTTATCAAGTTAAATCTTTCCACACGTTGGTTTGCTGGACATTGCATCTGTACAGCCGTCTGTTCGGTTCAGAGATTACATCAATATACCTTCAGTGGCTAATCTCAGTGAATTGTGCTCCTTCATAATCCAGGTACGAGAGAGTGTTGAAGACTAGGGTTCACCAGAAGAAGCTGGAAAGAAAGTACTCAACCAGTACTTGAAAGGATTCATGTCAACTAGACTTGGCGTTAGGCGCGAGTCCAATATCATTTCAGCCTCGTCAAGGATTGCACATGATTGGAAAATGTACTGCTGAGTCGAGTCTATTCTGTTGTTATTTCAATTGCCTTCATTTGAAAATAGGAAACCATCTACTACGCGATATGACAGTTTTTCATGCCTCCCTGACTACTGGTTCCAAAATAAGTAGTTGAAAGAATCTCCTCTTGTTTTCAGTTGAACATAAAATCATTATGCCCCCGGATCGTATGCTGAAATAACGTCCTATTATTATTATGGGTTGAggctctgttttcttcttccctgCATCAATTTGCAGTAGTATCGCCAAAGTTTTGTCTGGAAGTTGGTCTTTGATGCTCAGTTTTGCTTCTTTCAATTGATGTGCATGGTTCTAAAGAAGAGTTACAAATAAAGAAACACACATGGAGGCGAATCAGCTATTTTGATTAACTGTgtaattcaatttcatgattgTGTAAAATTACATACTGAAagggcaaaaagaaagaaaaaaataaactcTCCTGAACCTGAAGCACTCTGCAGTCAAGAATTACATCATTAATAAGGAATAACGTCACAGAGAACACTTGGAAAGAAACTGTGCCCAGATcatttacaaaaacaaaataatgttCCTCCACGCAATCTCCAGTTTCTGTGAGTGAAAAAGCCTCAAGTTAGAACCTCAATGTAAATTAAAGCACATCATGCCCTCACTTCGTAGTGCCCTGCTCGAGTGAGAGCTCTGAAACCTTTGTATGGACGATGAGGTAAGTTCTTTAGATCTAGCTTATCTATCTGCAAGCCAGACAGAGCAATGCCCATTATCCTGAAACCCAGTCGGAatgtagggaagacatgaagacGTTGCAGTCCCGGCTCAAGGACTAatgttcccgacaatgaaggGGTTTTATCTTTTGGGATCCGTCCAATTGACCAAGAGCATGTCTGCAGAAATGGATGAATCAAAAGGAATACAGTCTTCAATAAAAGAGCGCGAGACAAACACCATGAACAATCAAATGAGTGATTACTGTTAAATTACACTAGCAAGTACCTTATTTGAAAGAATGTTAACTGTTCCACAATTTGAGCTCAAATCAGCAGTTGAAATGCAAGGAGGCAATTGAAATTGCACATCGATTGAGTCAACTGTCTTTCCTGGATCGTTCCGCATTCCAACTAACAGGCTTAGTCGGCAGGTCCCAGCATCTGAAGTCAGCTGTGGCTTTAAGTACAAAGGGATGCTCTTCAATTTTCGAACTCTGTACAGCAAAAAGCCGTGAACTTGAAACACACACATTGACAAACAAAGGACAGAGCTCCAGATTTTTCTAAGTTTTCACCTAAAGCATGGGGTTGTTTCTAAATACAATCTATCTAAATGGATACATATTCAGTGTGGCAGTTATATATTTGAAAGAATTTACCTACAATCTAGGATACCGCTTAAATCAAGCAAAGGCCATTCACATTCAAGCTAGGATGCCACTTCAATTAAACAAAACTCATGATGTTTTGACCATTCGCAATATTTCTGGATACGGACAACATATTTTCACACCTGTAACTCATGAGCCGAAATTGTCCATCAGGAGGGACGAATGAAAGAATCTGATGAGATTCCCATGGTCGATACCGTACACATGGATGAAATCTCATATCGTCCAGAATAGAGGGATTTGCAAATGAAAGAGTCAAATCAGGAAGGCCAGAGAGATGAGAGTTTACTTGAACTTCACCATAAATCTCGCATTTAACAAGTGTACCATCCCTAGGAAATGCATAAGAGAGTATTCATTAGTGTCAACTGGGTCAAGACAGGAAATATACAGCTAGATGTGAGTCATTAAAACTGGAAAGAGACAGAAAGTGGTAAAGTCAGCTTTAAGGAGAAAGATATGAATCTTTAACAAAGCTCATCGAGGTTTTCAGCTAAATACCTATTAATAACCGCATCCATTTCTTCCACAAGATCAACGTAAACTTCATTGTTGGCATACTTTGGGTCTGATGTTCTCCATGGAACACACAATGCTGTTGCAGCAGGAAGTGTCTCATTCACATTCGAACTATTGCCAGTCACAACACTCAGCATTTTGCTAACAATATTAGGTGCAGCTATCATTTCTCTGAGAATGTTGGGTTCTGTAGTGAGTGGGAAACCATTATCTATCATCTCGTCCATAAGCTGCATGTTCCACCACAGAACTTTTTACTTCTAACTCAATGAACATGACAAGGCAAAACGAGTGGATGACTTGCCAAAAGCattagaaaataaagaaaaatgatgtcGCAAGCTCAAAATTACAATAAGGGATGTAGTTCATAATTACACAATGCAAACGAACATAGGACAGAACAGAATTTAAAGAAACATTTCAAGAAGAAAACCGTAATCATCCTACAAGTAGTTAAATTGGCCACTTTGAATATCAAACTAGGTATTTGGACAGCATTTAGAGAACAGTTTCCAAGATACCATGCACACATAAGTTACAAAGAAGACTACCTCTGGAGCCACAAACAGGGCATTATTCAGATCCTTTTAACCGATGAATAAATTGGAGTTTTCAGGTTATGCAGATTAGTGAGCTGAAAGTAGGCTACAATTTTATCCAAAAGAAGAACGAAAAAATGCTAGGCTACAGTTCTCTCTTGCAACATTGTAAAGCAGCCACTCACCTTATCCAATTTTACAGTCATTTGCTATGCTCACTAATGTTTTATAAGAATGATACAGCAACTAGATGGACAGTCAAGCAATGAGTTTCAGTATATATGATAACTATAGCTTCAATAATGCAAAAAATCTGGCTACAAGCGGCTATAATATACTGAAGCAACTGAATGTAAGGCCCTGTGTTCCATCCTAGTTAATACCGAGTCTTAAGGTCATTTTGTCACAGATAAAATGAAGAAGCCATTTACAGCAAGACA
This region of Eucalyptus grandis isolate ANBG69807.140 chromosome 8, ASM1654582v1, whole genome shotgun sequence genomic DNA includes:
- the LOC104414685 gene encoding putative pentatricopeptide repeat-containing protein At1g56570, yielding MSGTALSMSAKKLLSTTHYRPIPNVVLNSLRRVRNCITQPNPPFLRKDPSVLSTDLVKTYFESGLVKEARVLFDEMPHRDVVAWTTMIAGYSSNNYYDESWAVFCEMVRGGKEPNEFTLSSVVKACKGMRSLSHGVSVHGWAIKLGLDASMYVENALLDLYATCCSSMDDACVVFRHIQAKNEVSWTTLITGFTHRGDGYSGLNVFRQMLLEGAELNPFSFSIAVRACASIGSQVFGLQLHASAVKHGFLFNLPVMNSILDMYCRCCCLSEASQCFHEMHEKDVITWNTLIAGYERPDSSEALIIYSKMESQGFQPNCFTFTSVTAACGNLALTKCGQQIHGVIIRRGLERSMGLANALIDMYAKCGSINDSHRIFISMSHRNLLSWTSMMIGFGAHGQGREAIKLFDDMVRSGIRPDQIVFMAVLSACSHAGLVDEGLRYFELMSEYNVTPSQEVYGCVVDLLGRAGRVEEAYQLIESMPFRPDESVWGALLGACRAHRLKKLGKLVAQRVLELRPRLVGTYVTLSNIYAAEGKWGEFARVRKLMRGMGSKKETGRSWIDVGNQIFSLVAGDKMVPRVHEILGLLIWDMKNAGYVPALDNTDRPSKRKKKRR
- the LOC104414686 gene encoding alkaline/neutral invertase A, mitochondrial is translated as MNTVFHLGSSAMTPACRILFAARCPAPFRFVSAECRHAGSMGALSSFRFDFGRRLLHANRCRAVNVGRAVEEVRTGFCFAGSGFGRSGDLLKSHGLRGNVSHRGAVVVANAVRSLSTSVETRVNDNNFERIYVQGGMNAKPLVVERIDKDENIVGGEDSSIEVVDDNIDLEKSQASLNEFNDVGAKREESQVEKEAWRLLEEAIVMYCGSPVGTMAANDPGDKQPLNYDQVFIRDFVPSALAFLLKGEGEIVRNFLLHTLQLQSWEKTVDCYSPGQGLMPASFKVRTVPLDENKVEEVLDPDFGESAIGRVAPVDSGLWWIILLRAYGKITGDYALQERVDVQTGIKLIMNLCLTDGFDMFPSLLVTDGSCMIDRRMGIHGHPLEIQALFYNALRCSREMLSVNDGSKNLVRAINNRLSALSFHIREYYWVDMRKINEIYRYKTEEYSTDATNKFNIYPDQIPLWLMDWIPENGGYLIGNLQPAHMDFRLFTLGNLWSIVSSLGTPKQNEAILNLIEAKWDDLIGHMPLKICYPALENEDWRIITGSDPKNTPWSYHNGGSWPTLLWQFTLACIKMGRPELAEKAVALAEKRLSEDRWPEYYDTRTGRFIGKQSRLFQTWTIAGFLTSKMLLENPETASNLFWEEDYELLEICVCALSKSGRRKCSRGAARSQILV
- the LOC104414687 gene encoding AP-3 complex subunit mu — its product is MLQCIFLLSDSGEVMLEKQLTGHRVDRSICAWYWDHAISQGDQLQPVIASPTHYLFQIVREGITFLACSQVEMPPLMGIEFLCRVADVLADYLGGLNEDVIKDNFVIVYELMDEMIDNGFPLTTEPNILREMIAAPNIVSKMLSVVTGNSSNVNETLPAATALCVPWRTSDPKYANNEVYVDLVEEMDAVINRDGTLVKCEIYGEVQVNSHLSGLPDLTLSFANPSILDDMRFHPCVRYRPWESHQILSFVPPDGQFRLMSYRVRKLKSIPLYLKPQLTSDAGTCRLSLLVGMRNDPGKTVDSIDVQFQLPPCISTADLSSNCGTVNILSNKTCSWSIGRIPKDKTPSLSGTLVLEPGLQRLHVFPTFRLGFRIMGIALSGLQIDKLDLKNLPHRPYKGFRALTRAGHYEVRA